The following coding sequences lie in one Caproicibacterium argilliputei genomic window:
- the hisZ gene encoding ATP phosphoribosyltransferase regulatory subunit — protein sequence MKKNNRITPEGTRDLLFEECLARREVEHQLTAAFRMRGYNEVMTSGLEFYDVFDPESSGIPPEEMYKLTDRRGRLLVMRADSTMPIARLVATRLQNHQLPLRLFYTQPIYRNYPGLAGRLNENAQAGIELMGAAGIRTDLEVLTTAVEALTPCSPDFRLELGHAGFFRELARQLPITEEQREAIRGAIEAKNYAALDTLLDALPQTAAVSGMRRLPRLFGGEEIFSQAATVCPTEKAKATLSYLHKVYHAVQELGLGDRVIVDLGLVQRNDYYTDIIFTAYTEGYGDSILTGGRYDNLLSRFNCPMPAIGFGVNVDALTRIALAKGHFQAPAAAQVLVYSQNGYSIKALSHARTLATQGLRCETSVAETQAEAEAYARTLGIRRLDIVGEKITEVLL from the coding sequence ATGAAAAAAAACAACAGGATTACACCGGAAGGTACACGCGATCTGCTTTTTGAAGAATGCCTGGCACGCCGGGAAGTTGAACATCAGCTGACCGCTGCCTTTCGTATGCGCGGCTACAACGAAGTTATGACTTCCGGACTGGAATTTTACGATGTGTTTGACCCGGAATCCTCTGGAATTCCGCCGGAAGAAATGTACAAGCTGACCGACCGCCGCGGTCGCCTGTTGGTGATGCGCGCCGACTCGACCATGCCGATTGCACGTCTAGTCGCCACACGGCTGCAGAACCATCAGCTGCCGCTCCGCCTGTTTTACACACAACCCATTTACCGAAATTATCCCGGTCTGGCGGGTCGCCTGAACGAAAACGCACAGGCCGGCATTGAGCTGATGGGGGCAGCCGGCATCCGGACCGATTTAGAGGTGCTGACCACTGCAGTAGAAGCTTTAACCCCTTGTTCGCCGGATTTCCGTCTGGAACTGGGGCATGCAGGATTTTTCCGCGAACTGGCTAGGCAGCTTCCGATTACAGAAGAGCAGCGTGAAGCCATTCGCGGAGCCATCGAGGCCAAAAACTACGCAGCACTGGATACTTTGCTGGACGCGCTTCCGCAAACGGCCGCGGTCAGCGGTATGCGGCGCCTGCCAAGGCTGTTCGGCGGAGAAGAAATCTTTTCACAGGCAGCGACCGTCTGTCCAACGGAAAAAGCAAAGGCAACGCTTTCTTACCTGCATAAAGTGTACCATGCTGTGCAGGAACTCGGTCTGGGCGACCGTGTAATTGTGGACTTAGGCCTTGTGCAGCGCAATGATTACTACACGGATATTATTTTTACAGCATATACGGAAGGCTACGGAGATTCCATTTTAACAGGCGGGCGTTATGACAATCTGCTGTCACGCTTTAACTGCCCGATGCCGGCCATTGGTTTCGGTGTGAATGTGGATGCCCTAACACGCATAGCGCTCGCGAAGGGACATTTTCAGGCGCCTGCGGCGGCGCAGGTGCTGGTTTACAGCCAAAACGGTTATTCTATCAAAGCTCTGTCTCACGCACGCACGCTTGCTACGCAAGGGCTGCGCTGTGAAACCAGCGTCGCAGAAACACAAGCCGAAGCAGAGGCTTACGCCCGTACGCTCGGAATTCGCAGACTGGATATTGTTGGCGAAAAAATCACGGAGGTGCTTTTATGA
- the hisG gene encoding ATP phosphoribosyltransferase, translating to MRPLQIALTKGRLEDSTISLFERMGINCDAVRQKGRKLILPIGDGSVEVVLAKAADVITYVNHGVCDLGVVGKDTILEAGGSFYELLDLGFGKCRFALAGPVGRDFFAGYHTKTIASKYPNVARSYFEGKSMNVRIIKIEGSVELAPLLGLSDAIVDIVETGTTLKENGLAVIDSICPVSARLIANSASLKLQKAKIESLVSRMERAKEEQA from the coding sequence ATGAGACCACTTCAGATTGCATTGACCAAAGGGCGGCTGGAGGACAGCACGATTTCTCTCTTTGAACGAATGGGAATCAATTGCGATGCAGTTCGGCAAAAAGGCCGCAAACTGATTTTGCCGATTGGAGACGGCTCTGTTGAAGTCGTGCTTGCTAAAGCCGCAGATGTGATTACCTATGTCAACCACGGTGTCTGCGACTTGGGCGTTGTTGGAAAAGACACGATTTTGGAAGCCGGTGGCAGCTTTTACGAACTGCTGGATCTGGGCTTTGGAAAGTGCCGCTTTGCGCTGGCAGGCCCGGTGGGACGTGATTTTTTTGCAGGGTATCATACCAAAACCATTGCCAGCAAGTACCCGAATGTTGCACGCAGCTATTTTGAGGGAAAGTCCATGAATGTGCGCATCATCAAAATCGAAGGCAGCGTGGAACTGGCGCCGCTGCTCGGTTTGTCAGATGCCATTGTGGATATTGTGGAAACCGGCACAACACTGAAGGAAAATGGGTTGGCGGTCATTGACAGTATTTGCCCGGTTTCCGCACGGCTGATTGCCAATTCCGCGAGTTTGAAACTTCAAAAGGCAAAAATAGAAAGCTTAGTCTCC